Proteins from one Catenuloplanes atrovinosus genomic window:
- a CDS encoding RNA polymerase-binding protein RbpA codes for MPNGSAIRGTRVGSSPVRPTERSEPAPRVPVSYWCGNGHTTELLLAADAPAPESWDCPRCGQPAGRDRENPPGPARAEPYKTHLAYVKERRSPEDGEAILAEALAAVRARRGEV; via the coding sequence GTGCCGAACGGCAGCGCTATCCGAGGCACCCGCGTGGGCTCCAGCCCCGTGCGCCCCACCGAGAGAAGCGAACCCGCGCCGCGCGTCCCCGTCAGCTACTGGTGCGGCAACGGCCACACCACGGAACTGCTGCTCGCCGCGGACGCGCCGGCGCCGGAGTCCTGGGACTGCCCGCGGTGCGGGCAGCCGGCCGGCCGCGACCGGGAGAACCCGCCCGGACCGGCGCGGGCCGAGCCGTACAAGACGCACCTCGCCTACGTGAAGGAGCGTCGCTCGCCCGAGGACGGCGAGGCCATCCTCGCCGAGGCGCTAGCGGCCG